Proteins from a single region of Runella sp. SP2:
- a CDS encoding sensor histidine kinase, whose amino-acid sequence MLKALSESLNAKKNALSRTLTRWVRPLWRWVSRQGITDELSEDRKNKVILTNRLAATVSLVLIGPLFNYIQVLDVFILHFLAILSYLMPLLINRLGWYSTARWWFVITPPVFNLIGAGLLTEGPASAAKISFMAMIILPILLFQITEWFQMLLGLGWVFLTVLSFDYVTDLVPRSAWIANDAHYDNPHVAHMGIIRGMVMLTVAFIYLQLVNRGNQQKLTKALDETDRQRAILDDTNALLRQQNEEIERQRLDIEHINHDLRLQALKAQMDPHFLFNALGSIQHFILKQETKESLNYLAKFSKLIRQMLENSVNDRVALADETRALSYYIDLERLRFENKFEYHIDIDETIDAERTEIPPMLLQPYIENAILHGLRPKEEGGGQLKVVILRQFDDLLCIIEDNGIGREAAAYINSHRRRSHISRGTSFTDSRIRLLNANRTQAVSAITIDLMDEQGNPRGTRVELKIPL is encoded by the coding sequence ATGTTGAAAGCGCTTTCGGAATCGTTAAATGCCAAGAAAAATGCCCTCTCACGGACGTTGACCCGTTGGGTTCGTCCCTTGTGGCGTTGGGTGTCGAGACAAGGCATTACCGACGAACTTTCCGAAGACCGTAAAAACAAAGTGATTCTGACCAACCGCTTGGCCGCAACGGTAAGTTTGGTGCTCATTGGGCCGTTGTTCAACTATATTCAAGTATTAGATGTCTTCATTCTGCATTTTTTAGCGATTCTGAGCTATTTAATGCCCCTGCTTATCAATCGTTTGGGTTGGTACTCGACGGCGCGGTGGTGGTTTGTCATTACGCCCCCTGTGTTTAATTTGATAGGTGCTGGATTGCTAACGGAAGGCCCTGCATCGGCGGCCAAAATTTCGTTTATGGCCATGATTATCCTGCCTATTTTGCTTTTTCAAATCACTGAGTGGTTTCAAATGCTGCTTGGGCTTGGGTGGGTATTTCTGACGGTGTTGTCGTTTGACTACGTGACAGACTTAGTTCCACGGTCGGCCTGGATTGCCAATGATGCCCATTACGACAACCCACACGTAGCGCACATGGGTATCATTCGGGGCATGGTTATGCTGACGGTAGCTTTTATTTATCTTCAATTGGTCAATCGTGGCAATCAACAAAAGCTGACAAAAGCGTTGGACGAAACCGACCGTCAGCGAGCAATTTTGGACGATACCAACGCGCTGCTTCGCCAACAAAACGAAGAAATTGAGCGCCAACGCTTGGACATTGAGCACATCAACCACGACCTGCGTTTACAGGCATTGAAAGCCCAAATGGATCCGCATTTTTTGTTCAATGCGCTGGGGTCGATTCAGCATTTTATCCTCAAACAAGAGACCAAAGAATCGCTGAATTATTTGGCAAAATTCTCAAAACTGATTCGCCAGATGTTGGAAAACTCGGTGAACGACCGCGTGGCGCTGGCCGACGAAACGCGGGCATTGTCGTATTATATTGATTTAGAACGACTTCGATTTGAAAATAAATTTGAGTACCACATCGACATCGACGAAACCATCGATGCCGAGCGGACGGAGATTCCGCCGATGTTGCTCCAACCCTATATCGAGAACGCCATCTTGCACGGGCTTCGTCCGAAAGAAGAGGGTGGAGGTCAACTTAAAGTGGTTATCCTGAGACAGTTTGATGATTTGTTGTGCATCATTGAAGATAATGGCATTGGTCGCGAGGCCGCTGCCTACATCAACTCCCACCGCCGTCGCTCGCACATTTCGCGCGGTACTTCCTTTACCGATAGTCGGATTCGCCTGCTCAATGCCAACCGTACCCAGGCCGTTAGTGCCATTACCATCGACTTGATGGACGAGCAGGGAAACCCCCGAGGCACGCGCGTAGAGCTTAAAATTCCGCTCTGA
- a CDS encoding DUF1080 domain-containing protein, whose amino-acid sequence MKVKSLLASLLFCTSLSYAQSEDNTLTKKEKTEGWKLLWDGKTNAGWKSTKADGFPATGWSTEGGVLKVVKSARGGDIITTNKYKNFVLKIDFKLTEGANSGIKYFVNSSGIGCEYQVLDDDKHPDAKAGVEGNRTLGSLYDLITADPKKPLKKDDFNTAMIVVNNNHVEHWLNGVKIVEYDRNNQMWRALVNYSKYKKYADFGNATEAPILLQDHGDEVWFKNIKILEKK is encoded by the coding sequence ATGAAAGTAAAAAGTTTGTTGGCTTCTTTATTGTTCTGTACTTCACTCTCGTACGCCCAATCTGAAGACAATACCCTGACGAAAAAGGAAAAGACCGAAGGATGGAAACTCCTTTGGGACGGAAAAACCAACGCTGGCTGGAAAAGCACGAAAGCCGACGGTTTTCCTGCTACAGGTTGGTCAACGGAAGGTGGCGTGTTGAAAGTCGTAAAAAGTGCCCGAGGAGGCGATATTATTACGACGAATAAGTACAAAAACTTTGTCCTAAAAATAGACTTCAAACTGACGGAAGGTGCCAACAGCGGCATCAAGTACTTCGTAAATTCGTCGGGCATTGGTTGCGAATACCAAGTGTTGGATGACGACAAACACCCCGATGCCAAAGCTGGCGTAGAGGGCAACCGTACCTTGGGTTCTTTGTACGACTTGATTACTGCCGACCCCAAAAAACCACTTAAAAAGGACGACTTCAATACGGCCATGATTGTCGTGAACAACAACCACGTAGAACACTGGCTCAATGGCGTGAAAATAGTGGAATACGACCGCAACAACCAGATGTGGCGGGCGTTGGTCAACTACAGCAAGTACAAAAAGTACGCCGATTTTGGCAATGCTACCGAAGCGCCAATTTTACTCCAAGACCACGGAGACGAGGTGTGGTTTAAAAACATTAAAATTTTAGAAAAAAAATAA